In one Pseudomonas tensinigenes genomic region, the following are encoded:
- a CDS encoding DUF1799 domain-containing protein: protein MLGLTAADLSGDDVEVWPCNWPAFLLFNRMSTQWRVGTGGAIGLDYNCIRDVAEFLGIKKKKLAEIFPDLQVLEGEALRVMAEERENSP from the coding sequence ATCCTCGGGCTGACGGCTGCCGATTTGTCGGGTGACGATGTAGAGGTTTGGCCATGCAACTGGCCGGCCTTCCTCCTGTTCAACCGAATGTCCACGCAGTGGCGGGTCGGCACCGGTGGCGCAATCGGCCTCGATTACAACTGCATTCGCGACGTCGCCGAATTCCTCGGCATCAAGAAAAAGAAACTCGCTGAAATCTTTCCTGACCTGCAGGTGCTGGAAGGCGAAGCTCTGCGCGTCATGGCGGAGGAAAGGGAAAACAGCCCGTAA
- a CDS encoding phage tail assembly chaperone, producing the protein MAKIRIAQNPTFKALVHIPVVGCEPEAIEFTFKYRDRPALAELFDEWNLKAKEMREGFGEGTTLSDVVAAETEYQVQQIKDLVAGWGFDDKFDDKSILALVKSCQGTAEAVVNAYQNAFNQARLGN; encoded by the coding sequence ATGGCAAAGATCAGGATCGCTCAGAACCCTACGTTCAAGGCTCTTGTGCACATACCCGTTGTCGGGTGTGAACCCGAGGCAATCGAGTTCACCTTCAAGTATCGCGATCGCCCGGCACTCGCCGAGCTGTTCGACGAGTGGAACCTGAAGGCGAAGGAAATGCGCGAGGGGTTCGGGGAAGGCACCACATTATCGGATGTCGTTGCTGCCGAAACCGAGTATCAGGTGCAGCAGATCAAGGATCTGGTCGCTGGTTGGGGGTTCGATGACAAGTTCGACGACAAGAGCATCCTTGCCCTTGTGAAGTCATGTCAGGGTACCGCCGAAGCGGTAGTGAATGCCTACCAGAACGCATTCAATCAGGCCCGGTTGGGAAACTGA
- a CDS encoding phage tail protein, with product MAARFPLPNGAVLEIASIMGSAVAFTALTNAKPPVAASVGHSIENGDVLLINSGWALINDRAVKASGVTADAFALAGLNTTNTDKFTVGAGSGSVIPVSGWTQISKVTSFTSSGGEQQYQTVGYLEDDDDKQFPTNRNPTTITIVVEDQPTAQYVETVEGFDDTKELAVVRMKLRNGDQILYPGYVSITPDPTMERNNVMTRTISIGLSARSLRYLAGA from the coding sequence ATGGCCGCACGCTTTCCGCTGCCGAACGGCGCTGTGCTGGAGATTGCCAGCATTATGGGATCCGCCGTCGCTTTCACCGCCTTGACCAATGCGAAACCGCCGGTCGCTGCTTCTGTGGGGCACAGCATCGAAAATGGCGACGTTTTGCTGATCAACTCCGGCTGGGCGCTGATCAATGACCGCGCAGTAAAGGCGTCCGGCGTCACCGCCGATGCTTTTGCCTTGGCTGGTCTCAATACCACCAACACCGACAAATTCACTGTCGGTGCAGGTTCTGGCTCAGTGATACCGGTGTCCGGATGGACGCAAATCTCGAAAGTCACCTCTTTCACATCCTCCGGCGGCGAGCAGCAATACCAAACTGTCGGCTACCTGGAAGATGACGACGACAAGCAGTTCCCAACCAACCGCAACCCGACCACGATCACTATCGTGGTGGAGGATCAGCCGACCGCTCAATACGTCGAGACTGTCGAAGGCTTCGATGACACCAAAGAGCTGGCCGTCGTGCGCATGAAGTTGCGCAACGGCGATCAGATCCTCTATCCGGGTTATGTGAGCATCACTCCTGATCCGACGATGGAGCGCAACAACGTCATGACCCGAACCATCAGCATCGGGCTTTCTGCTCGCTCGCTCCGTTACCTGGCCGGCGCATAA
- a CDS encoding phage tail terminator-like protein: MSHARARQAIETKLAAWSAARPIRVAYSNQPFTPNPSETYLRAFQLPASTTCRYLGGDAYEYTGVYQISIVCPSAQAMTTAETLVEELTQLFRVDTPLARNGFDGLITEPVDQGPTITESATYTVPASFTYAGVADQPPAGA; the protein is encoded by the coding sequence ATGAGTCACGCACGCGCCCGTCAGGCCATCGAAACGAAGCTGGCCGCATGGTCGGCTGCGCGTCCAATACGAGTGGCCTACTCAAATCAGCCTTTCACGCCAAATCCATCTGAAACCTATCTGCGAGCTTTCCAGCTTCCAGCCAGCACCACTTGCCGTTACCTCGGCGGGGACGCATACGAGTACACCGGCGTCTATCAGATCAGCATCGTCTGTCCGTCGGCCCAGGCCATGACCACCGCAGAGACACTTGTTGAAGAGCTGACGCAGCTCTTTCGAGTAGACACGCCACTGGCCCGCAACGGGTTCGATGGACTCATCACTGAACCAGTAGATCAAGGGCCAACTATCACTGAGTCCGCGACCTATACGGTCCCGGCCAGCTTCACCTACGCAGGTGTCGCAGACCAACCGCCCGCTGGGGCATAA
- a CDS encoding DnaT-like ssDNA-binding protein, with protein MTLIIEDGTGKPDAESYASAEDLAMYAVKFGVTIPAEVPAQEALLRRAALAMDGMTWKGRKSSSEQALSWPRRGVELDYEIKPDNYLPARIQYGQMALAAEIHTDDIDPVDQRQGAVIRERVEGAVDVEYAPISNKSGRLLPAAPDRPSRTQFADYLAKRGLFAVRA; from the coding sequence ATGACTCTCATCATTGAGGACGGTACCGGCAAGCCTGACGCCGAAAGCTACGCATCCGCTGAAGACCTGGCCATGTACGCCGTGAAGTTCGGCGTTACCATCCCGGCGGAGGTGCCAGCACAGGAAGCGCTGTTGCGCCGGGCCGCGCTGGCAATGGACGGCATGACGTGGAAGGGGCGAAAGTCCAGCAGCGAGCAGGCCTTGTCCTGGCCACGCCGCGGCGTCGAACTGGATTACGAAATCAAGCCCGACAACTACCTGCCGGCGCGGATCCAGTACGGCCAGATGGCGCTGGCTGCTGAGATCCACACGGACGATATCGACCCGGTCGATCAGCGTCAGGGGGCGGTAATTCGCGAGCGAGTCGAAGGCGCGGTCGATGTTGAATACGCCCCAATCAGCAACAAAAGCGGCAGGCTATTGCCGGCCGCACCAGATCGCCCAAGCCGAACCCAGTTCGCCGACTACCTGGCCAAACGAGGCCTGTTTGCCGTGAGGGCCTGA
- a CDS encoding major capsid protein — MATTVNSDLIIYNDEAQTAYLERVQDNLDVFNASSNGAIVLDNELIEGDFRKRSFYKIGGSLEHRDVNSTGKVTAKKIGAGEAVGVKAPWKYGPYQTTEEAFKRRGRPVDEFSQIIGADVADATLEGFIQYATAALRASISSNADMVVAANIETDGKKTLTRGMRKFGDKFGRIALWVMHSSAYFDIVDEAIANKVYEEAGVVIYGGLPGTLGKPVLVTDTAPADVIFGLLPNAVVITESQAPGFRSYAVNDEENLGIGYRAEGTVNIDVLGYSWKEAAGGANPTLAAVGSAANWVKHSNSNKVTAGVLITLTTTPPAGG, encoded by the coding sequence ATGGCAACGACTGTGAACAGCGACCTGATCATCTACAACGATGAGGCGCAAACCGCATACCTGGAGCGTGTCCAGGACAACCTCGATGTGTTCAACGCATCGTCCAATGGTGCAATCGTGCTCGACAACGAGCTGATCGAAGGCGACTTCCGCAAGCGCTCCTTCTACAAGATCGGCGGTTCGCTGGAGCATCGTGACGTCAACTCCACTGGCAAAGTGACCGCGAAGAAGATCGGCGCCGGTGAGGCCGTTGGCGTCAAGGCACCTTGGAAATACGGTCCGTACCAGACCACCGAAGAGGCTTTCAAGCGCCGTGGTCGTCCGGTCGACGAGTTCTCCCAGATCATCGGCGCCGACGTTGCTGACGCCACTCTGGAAGGTTTCATCCAGTACGCCACTGCAGCGCTGCGCGCGTCGATCAGTTCCAACGCTGACATGGTGGTCGCTGCCAACATCGAGACCGACGGCAAGAAGACCCTGACCCGTGGCATGCGCAAGTTCGGCGACAAGTTCGGCCGTATCGCGCTGTGGGTCATGCATTCCAGTGCTTACTTCGACATCGTCGACGAGGCGATCGCGAACAAGGTCTACGAAGAAGCCGGTGTCGTAATCTACGGCGGACTGCCAGGCACTCTCGGCAAGCCGGTGCTGGTCACCGACACCGCGCCTGCAGACGTGATCTTCGGCCTGCTGCCAAACGCTGTGGTGATCACTGAATCGCAGGCGCCTGGCTTCCGCTCCTACGCGGTGAATGACGAAGAGAACCTGGGTATCGGCTACCGCGCTGAAGGCACCGTCAACATCGATGTGCTCGGCTACAGCTGGAAGGAAGCCGCTGGTGGTGCGAACCCAACGCTTGCCGCCGTGGGTTCGGCTGCGAACTGGGTCAAGCATTCCAACAGCAACAAAGTGACTGCTGGTGTGCTGATCACCCTGACCACTACGCCACCAGCCGGCGGCTGA
- a CDS encoding minor capsid protein: MAANQAILDATIRHAVFLEKLKAGEVGKFAPFLKEIDRSIRDRLTQSDLTEYNVKRLEALLKEVDSLLLGIFDRYSAQLNLDLIDIANYEAEFEASSLARSAPVGVSLDVVAPTAAAIRTAVLTNPLSVRGTGGGKLLKSFIKGWTSAERERVTGTIRQGFFEGQTNFQIIRNIRGTKSAGYKNGILATTNRNASTVVHTAIQHVSSQARMEVAKANTDIVSEVEMVATLDSKTSQQCRSMDKRRFPVDSGPRPPFHPNCRTTFVLLTKLSEMFAKGATRASAGADGAGQVSASLDYYHWLQQQPASFQDVAIGPVRAKLFREGGLSVERFAELQLDRNFAPLTLVQMKGLEPLAFERAGIS; the protein is encoded by the coding sequence ATGGCGGCAAACCAAGCAATCCTTGACGCTACGATTCGGCACGCTGTCTTCCTCGAGAAGCTGAAGGCCGGGGAGGTCGGCAAGTTCGCCCCGTTCCTGAAGGAGATCGACCGCTCGATACGCGACCGGCTCACTCAATCGGATCTGACCGAGTACAACGTGAAGCGGCTGGAGGCGCTGCTGAAAGAGGTCGACAGTCTGCTACTGGGCATCTTCGACCGCTACAGCGCGCAACTGAACCTGGACCTGATCGATATCGCCAACTATGAGGCCGAGTTTGAGGCGTCTAGCCTGGCCCGGTCGGCGCCGGTTGGTGTCTCGTTGGATGTGGTCGCGCCAACGGCAGCGGCTATCCGCACGGCGGTGCTGACCAATCCTCTCAGTGTGCGCGGCACCGGCGGCGGTAAGCTGCTGAAGTCGTTCATCAAGGGGTGGACCAGTGCCGAGCGCGAGCGCGTCACCGGCACGATCCGGCAGGGCTTCTTCGAAGGACAAACGAACTTCCAGATCATCCGCAACATCCGCGGTACGAAGTCGGCCGGCTACAAGAACGGCATTCTCGCCACCACCAACCGCAATGCCAGCACGGTGGTGCACACAGCGATTCAGCATGTGTCGTCACAGGCGCGAATGGAGGTGGCCAAGGCCAACACGGACATCGTGTCCGAGGTTGAGATGGTAGCCACGCTGGACAGCAAGACCAGCCAGCAGTGTCGATCGATGGATAAGCGACGGTTTCCGGTCGACTCAGGCCCGCGGCCACCGTTTCACCCGAATTGCCGAACCACGTTTGTCTTGCTGACAAAGCTCAGTGAGATGTTCGCCAAAGGCGCTACTCGGGCTTCGGCAGGCGCAGATGGAGCAGGGCAGGTCAGTGCGAGCCTCGACTATTACCATTGGCTTCAACAGCAGCCGGCGTCGTTTCAGGACGTGGCAATCGGCCCTGTGCGTGCGAAGTTGTTCCGCGAGGGTGGGTTGTCCGTCGAACGGTTTGCAGAGTTACAGCTTGATCGCAACTTCGCGCCGCTGACTTTGGTGCAGATGAAAGGTTTGGAGCCATTGGCCTTTGAACGGGCAGGCATTTCATAG
- a CDS encoding DUF4055 domain-containing protein, which produces MSNDVSFKRADYIEVLDRWATVRDVCAGQHRVVDRLPYINAHDKSPENVDRNKAYRERAVFKNATGHTRNGLLGLAFHKDPTLTVAKKMEYLQDNANGSGVSIYQHSQGTLEKVLEAGRHGLYVDYHQDAGTGGHSVILSYCAEDIINWRTGMVNGHSVLTLVVLRESPEIEDGFGFKVVEQYRELALEDDGFVCRVWRRSGPKGGGPLAVVQEFKPTGAAGRLKEIPFTFVGAQNNDPSIDESPLYDIAMINLGHYRNSADYEDSVFWCGQAQPWISGLDEQWRDWMEKNGVYVGSRAPMMLPTGGQFGYAQPLPNTLVKEAMADKNQMMIELGARMVVASLSSKTATEARGDQSASTSVLAGCVANVSEAYTRAIMWCCTYMGVDDAKVAYQINQEFVELTADPQMITALVGLWQNGGFAKADLRAYLRKLGLIAPERTDQQIDGELAEQGDGLGLDDEDKVDGGKPSNP; this is translated from the coding sequence ATGAGCAACGACGTCTCCTTCAAGCGGGCGGACTACATCGAAGTGCTAGATCGCTGGGCAACCGTGCGCGACGTTTGCGCCGGTCAGCACAGGGTTGTTGACCGGCTGCCGTACATCAACGCTCATGACAAGTCGCCGGAGAACGTAGATCGAAACAAGGCCTATCGCGAACGGGCGGTGTTCAAGAATGCCACCGGTCACACGCGCAATGGCTTGCTCGGTTTGGCGTTTCACAAAGACCCAACGTTGACCGTCGCGAAGAAGATGGAATACCTGCAGGACAACGCCAACGGCTCAGGGGTGAGCATTTACCAGCACTCGCAAGGCACGCTGGAAAAGGTGCTTGAGGCTGGACGGCATGGTCTGTACGTCGATTACCACCAGGACGCCGGAACCGGTGGCCACTCCGTGATCCTGTCGTACTGCGCCGAAGACATCATCAACTGGCGCACAGGCATGGTAAACGGTCACAGCGTGCTGACCCTGGTGGTGCTGCGCGAGTCGCCGGAGATCGAAGACGGCTTCGGTTTCAAGGTGGTAGAGCAATACCGGGAATTGGCGCTCGAGGATGATGGCTTTGTCTGCCGCGTTTGGCGTCGATCCGGGCCGAAAGGTGGCGGGCCGCTGGCCGTTGTTCAGGAATTCAAACCCACCGGCGCCGCCGGCCGCTTGAAGGAGATCCCGTTCACCTTCGTCGGCGCGCAGAACAACGATCCGAGTATCGATGAGTCGCCGCTGTACGACATTGCAATGATCAACCTGGGGCACTACCGGAACAGCGCCGACTACGAAGATAGCGTCTTCTGGTGTGGCCAGGCTCAGCCATGGATTTCCGGTCTGGATGAACAGTGGCGCGACTGGATGGAGAAGAACGGCGTCTACGTCGGCTCCCGCGCACCGATGATGCTGCCTACCGGTGGCCAGTTCGGGTATGCCCAGCCACTGCCGAACACGCTGGTGAAGGAGGCCATGGCTGACAAGAACCAGATGATGATCGAGCTGGGCGCCCGCATGGTCGTAGCCTCTCTCTCGTCCAAGACGGCGACCGAAGCGCGTGGTGATCAATCTGCATCGACGTCGGTGCTCGCCGGCTGCGTGGCCAACGTCAGCGAGGCATACACCAGGGCGATTATGTGGTGCTGCACCTACATGGGCGTCGACGACGCAAAGGTTGCCTACCAGATCAACCAGGAATTCGTGGAGCTGACGGCAGATCCGCAAATGATCACCGCGCTGGTCGGACTCTGGCAAAACGGTGGATTCGCCAAAGCGGATCTTCGGGCATACCTGCGCAAGTTGGGCTTGATTGCGCCTGAGCGTACAGACCAGCAGATCGATGGCGAGCTTGCAGAGCAGGGCGACGGCTTGGGCCTGGACGATGAGGACAAAGTAGATGGCGGCAAACCAAGCAATCCTTGA
- a CDS encoding terminase large subunit domain-containing protein, with translation MPSLNVPQSQFLLLPHKFRAFVAGFGSGKTWVGCSALSKHFMEWPGVNAGYFAPTYPQIRDIFYPTMEEVAHEWGLKTKINQANHEVHIYSGRQYRGTVICRSMEKPQTIVGFKIGHALVDELDVLTSIKAQQAWRKIIARMRYNLPGLKNGVDVTTTPEGFKFVFLQFVKQLRDKPALKEMYGLIQASTFDNELNLPDDYIASLMESYPEQLIRAYLNGQFVNLTSGSIYHAYDRKLNQCFDTVQPGEPLFIGMDFNVGKMAAITHVKRDQGLPRAVDELMDGYDTPDMIRRIKERYWEHTGNDYKKTCEIRIYPDASGDSRKSVNASLTDIAMLKQAGFTVIAPAANPPVKDRINAMNAMFCNAQGERRYLVNPFTCPTYADGLEQQIWAPNGEPDKSQGNDHANDGGGYFIHREYPIIKPVTAIKMGYAR, from the coding sequence ATGCCGAGCCTTAACGTTCCGCAATCGCAGTTCCTCCTGTTACCCCACAAGTTTCGCGCATTCGTTGCTGGCTTCGGCTCCGGGAAGACCTGGGTCGGATGCTCAGCGCTCAGTAAGCATTTCATGGAGTGGCCGGGCGTCAACGCTGGTTACTTCGCACCGACTTACCCGCAGATTCGAGACATCTTCTATCCCACGATGGAGGAGGTTGCCCACGAGTGGGGGCTGAAGACCAAGATCAACCAGGCGAACCATGAGGTTCACATTTACAGCGGCCGGCAGTATCGCGGCACTGTGATTTGCCGATCCATGGAGAAGCCGCAAACCATCGTCGGCTTCAAGATCGGTCACGCATTGGTCGATGAGCTGGACGTGCTGACGTCGATCAAGGCGCAGCAGGCTTGGCGCAAGATTATTGCCAGGATGCGTTACAACCTGCCCGGGCTGAAAAACGGCGTGGACGTAACCACGACGCCGGAAGGCTTCAAGTTCGTCTTTCTCCAGTTCGTGAAGCAGTTGCGCGACAAGCCGGCGCTGAAGGAAATGTATGGGCTGATCCAGGCTAGCACCTTCGACAACGAGCTGAACCTGCCTGACGACTACATCGCCTCGCTGATGGAGTCGTACCCCGAGCAATTGATTCGTGCGTACCTGAACGGACAGTTCGTCAACCTGACGTCCGGGTCGATCTATCACGCCTACGACCGCAAGCTGAATCAGTGCTTCGACACTGTGCAGCCCGGTGAGCCGCTGTTCATCGGCATGGACTTCAACGTCGGCAAGATGGCGGCGATCACCCACGTCAAACGTGACCAGGGCCTGCCGCGGGCCGTGGACGAGCTGATGGATGGCTACGACACCCCGGACATGATCCGCCGCATTAAAGAACGGTACTGGGAACACACCGGCAACGACTACAAGAAGACCTGCGAGATCCGGATCTACCCGGACGCCTCCGGTGATTCACGTAAGTCGGTCAATGCCAGTCTCACCGATATCGCCATGCTCAAGCAGGCGGGCTTCACGGTCATCGCGCCGGCGGCCAACCCACCGGTGAAAGATCGGATCAACGCCATGAACGCCATGTTCTGCAACGCGCAGGGCGAGCGGCGTTACCTGGTGAACCCGTTTACATGCCCGACCTACGCCGATGGCCTGGAACAGCAGATCTGGGCGCCGAACGGCGAGCCAGACAAGAGCCAAGGAAACGACCACGCCAACGACGGCGGCGGTTACTTCATTCACCGCGAGTACCCGATTATCAAACCGGTCACCGCTATCAAAATGGGATACGCCCGATGA
- a CDS encoding DUF2280 domain-containing protein → MAALKDEVKRFIVQALACFDTPTQVVQAVKETFGVEVSRQQCEQYDPTKHAGRDLGVKWKAVFEDTRKRFREETAEIPIANRAFRLRAMNRFVERAETMKNIGLAMQILEQAAKEVGDVYVNRNRKDEPDDEPAIPTRIQVDVVDARKPNAEP, encoded by the coding sequence ATGGCAGCCCTGAAAGATGAGGTGAAGCGCTTCATTGTGCAGGCGTTGGCCTGTTTTGATACGCCGACTCAGGTAGTGCAGGCGGTCAAGGAAACTTTTGGTGTCGAGGTGTCTCGCCAGCAGTGCGAGCAGTACGACCCAACTAAGCATGCCGGCCGTGACCTTGGCGTGAAGTGGAAAGCGGTGTTTGAAGATACCCGCAAGCGCTTCCGCGAAGAGACGGCCGAGATCCCGATCGCCAACAGAGCGTTCCGACTCCGGGCCATGAACCGATTCGTGGAACGGGCCGAGACGATGAAGAACATCGGCCTCGCGATGCAGATCCTCGAGCAGGCGGCCAAGGAAGTGGGAGACGTCTACGTCAACCGCAACCGGAAGGACGAGCCCGACGATGAGCCGGCAATCCCGACGCGCATCCAGGTCGACGTAGTGGATGCGAGGAAGCCGAATGCCGAGCCTTAA
- a CDS encoding putative metallopeptidase: MRRPYPPTAMLELSEISDFGIRLAPAPQVWEWLQAEILADTGSIHNADHAHLIDADICVLWASAAFTKKGRTVVGQAEQVAFRAGVWQKARMEQQIQDGFGDVPAYIITLAADYCAQCSDADFCALVEHELYHIAQAKDQYGAPKFTQEGLPKLEMRGHDIEEFVGVVRRYGASPQVQELVDAANNPAEVGEMNISRACGTCLLKSA, from the coding sequence ATGCGCAGGCCATACCCTCCAACGGCAATGCTGGAGCTATCCGAAATATCCGATTTCGGCATTCGGCTGGCTCCCGCCCCTCAAGTGTGGGAATGGCTCCAAGCGGAGATCCTTGCCGACACCGGAAGCATTCACAACGCAGACCACGCCCATCTGATCGATGCTGACATTTGTGTGTTGTGGGCGTCTGCTGCCTTTACGAAAAAGGGGCGCACGGTCGTCGGCCAAGCCGAACAGGTGGCGTTCCGCGCCGGCGTTTGGCAGAAAGCCCGGATGGAACAACAGATACAAGATGGGTTCGGCGACGTGCCGGCCTACATCATCACGCTGGCTGCCGACTACTGCGCCCAGTGCTCTGATGCTGACTTCTGCGCGCTGGTCGAACATGAGCTGTATCACATCGCCCAAGCGAAGGATCAGTACGGCGCACCCAAGTTCACCCAGGAAGGCTTACCCAAGCTTGAGATGCGCGGACACGACATTGAAGAGTTCGTCGGTGTGGTGCGTCGCTATGGGGCGAGCCCTCAAGTGCAAGAGCTGGTGGACGCTGCAAACAATCCTGCCGAGGTGGGGGAAATGAACATATCGAGGGCCTGCGGAACCTGTCTGCTCAAGTCGGCCTGA
- a CDS encoding MFS transporter, protein MELLQRLLDKIDRFELLIAGLVGAVVASWWHKDDLADWRAWMIFLVTGIACSLYLTSMVSTYLGVTEPKIVAGIGFLLGTFGGSLLAAINRAIKAADLWALIRQRFGGGNPP, encoded by the coding sequence ATGGAGTTATTGCAGCGCCTGCTCGACAAGATCGACAGGTTTGAATTGCTGATCGCAGGACTGGTGGGCGCAGTCGTCGCAAGCTGGTGGCACAAAGACGATCTGGCCGACTGGCGTGCTTGGATGATCTTTCTGGTCACCGGCATTGCCTGCTCGTTGTATCTGACGAGCATGGTCAGCACCTATCTGGGTGTGACCGAGCCGAAGATCGTCGCGGGCATTGGCTTCTTGTTGGGCACCTTCGGCGGATCGCTGCTCGCAGCCATCAACCGAGCCATCAAAGCCGCTGACCTCTGGGCGCTCATTCGCCAGCGGTTCGGGGGAGGTAATCCACCATGA
- a CDS encoding recombination protein NinG has product MTIERKQPRPKKCSVKTCRASFVPKVSFQSWCSPDCAVVIARDKREKKRKSLASIERREIKVRKEKLKSRADHLREAQATFNEWVRLRDADLPCISCGRHHEGQYHAGHYRSVGANPELRFEPLNVWKQCAPCNTYLSGNLVNYRISLLQGIGAEKVEWLEGPHEPRKYTVEEIRTIKAEYRAKARELKKGEAA; this is encoded by the coding sequence ATGACGATTGAAAGGAAGCAGCCGCGCCCGAAAAAGTGCTCAGTCAAAACCTGCAGGGCCTCATTCGTCCCGAAGGTGAGCTTTCAGTCTTGGTGCTCGCCGGACTGCGCCGTTGTCATCGCGCGGGACAAGCGGGAGAAGAAGCGCAAGTCGCTGGCGAGCATCGAGCGCCGAGAGATCAAGGTACGCAAGGAGAAGCTGAAGAGCAGGGCGGATCACCTGCGCGAAGCCCAGGCGACATTCAACGAGTGGGTTCGCCTGCGTGACGCCGATCTCCCTTGTATCAGTTGCGGTCGGCACCACGAAGGCCAATACCACGCAGGGCACTACCGATCCGTAGGAGCGAACCCTGAGTTGCGATTCGAGCCGCTCAATGTCTGGAAGCAGTGCGCCCCATGCAACACGTACCTGTCAGGCAATTTGGTGAATTACCGAATCTCACTCCTACAGGGAATCGGCGCCGAGAAAGTCGAATGGCTCGAAGGGCCTCATGAGCCCCGCAAGTACACCGTCGAAGAAATCAGAACCATCAAGGCCGAATACCGAGCCAAGGCAAGAGAGTTGAAAAAAGGGGAAGCCGCATGA
- a CDS encoding helix-turn-helix domain-containing protein — protein MSMGLMVAAMKLRVGNPLRKLVLIKLADNASDMGECWPSYQHIADQCEISKRSVMNHITALCESGLLRKEIRKGGPKGNSSNVYFLTLDGGAPPAPGVVQQIHQGGAAGSPPSESPALGGSEGAAPRTSHSSEPVNEPVIEPIAPPASAEVVPALPRNLVLVVDRTDTPRVEIPADMPGPKDQSCKTFKVWANYAMAYRKRYSTWPVWNAKVGGQLGQLVDRLGADVAHHVAAHFLKTADAAVLRKCHSLNELLANAESYHTQWVTGQRINGTTARQMERTEANVSAAEQAAQMVLAKRQAGERNEYL, from the coding sequence ATGAGCATGGGCCTCATGGTCGCCGCGATGAAACTTCGCGTCGGCAATCCACTTCGCAAGCTGGTGCTCATCAAGCTGGCAGACAATGCCAGTGACATGGGGGAGTGCTGGCCGTCCTACCAACATATCGCCGATCAGTGCGAGATCAGCAAGCGTTCCGTTATGAACCACATCACCGCGCTGTGTGAGTCAGGGCTGCTGCGCAAGGAAATCAGGAAGGGTGGGCCAAAGGGCAATTCGTCGAATGTTTACTTCCTAACCCTTGATGGTGGTGCACCTCCTGCACCAGGGGTAGTGCAGCAGATTCACCAGGGTGGTGCAGCAGGTTCACCCCCTAGTGAATCTCCTGCACTAGGGGGTAGTGAAGGAGCTGCACCCAGAACCAGTCACTCTTCTGAACCAGTCAATGAACCGGTCATTGAACCAATTGCACCCCCGGCTTCCGCCGAGGTTGTGCCGGCTCTGCCCCGCAATCTGGTTCTGGTGGTTGATCGCACCGATACGCCACGGGTCGAGATCCCCGCCGACATGCCAGGCCCAAAAGACCAGTCCTGCAAAACCTTCAAGGTCTGGGCGAACTATGCCATGGCCTACCGCAAGCGCTACAGCACCTGGCCGGTGTGGAACGCCAAGGTCGGTGGCCAACTCGGTCAACTGGTCGACCGCCTCGGCGCCGATGTCGCTCACCACGTCGCTGCACACTTCCTGAAAACCGCCGATGCCGCCGTGCTGCGGAAGTGCCACAGCCTCAACGAACTGCTGGCGAACGCCGAGAGCTACCACACCCAGTGGGTGACCGGTCAGCGCATCAATGGGACGACTGCCCGCCAGATGGAACGCACCGAGGCGAACGTCTCCGCCGCCGAGCAGGCCGCTCAAATGGTCTTGGCTAAGCGCCAAGCGGGAGAGCGCAATGAGTACCTTTGA
- a CDS encoding HNH endonuclease, whose product MGHFSAYQPPVQPPRRRTKKKPIPSGLRARVFARDDHVCLRCGCAVLLRLRADHIIPESQGGEASMENLQTLCMSCNSWKGVQTIDFRGITGGTA is encoded by the coding sequence ATGGGGCACTTCAGTGCATATCAGCCGCCGGTGCAGCCACCTCGCCGTCGAACGAAGAAGAAGCCCATCCCTTCGGGTTTGCGTGCTCGCGTATTTGCTCGGGATGACCACGTCTGCCTGCGCTGCGGTTGCGCTGTTCTACTCCGCTTGAGGGCTGACCACATCATTCCCGAGAGCCAGGGTGGCGAAGCATCCATGGAAAATCTTCAAACCCTGTGCATGTCTTGCAATAGCTGGAAGGGTGTCCAGACCATCGATTTTCGCGGTATCACCGGAGGTACCGCATGA